A region from the Hippoglossus hippoglossus isolate fHipHip1 chromosome 16, fHipHip1.pri, whole genome shotgun sequence genome encodes:
- the si:ch211-197h24.6 gene encoding uncharacterized protein si:ch211-197h24.6 isoform X1: MEVQALMNTKQAKKRKRKQHPQHSAEIVFTKGESIQTVPSLSTLLKGVTECIIGLQYVWEFRSPSKSVPPHYQCKMCAVYRLQHDMVAHVRGWKHSFRYMKMVHPHKVNWDEGEAFKDPSVRKSIKEAAGEVQKMEGRGHVKVILKEPWEVPAFEGLRSAIPKVMPPPALRMGLKAPPFGPRFSGPGYPGEFPPQGGPLPDYPVEDYEESGFGEYSTRQDFPASDMDMRPFSDGMGHHPVRSGDGLGPGGGRDGYGRSGQLEESSGRMYPDEYRVGPMGSSSMDRPMDKPMERPGLMGAAPESRNPPSALLSYLDTFRIENESDAQLVLKVTQKLTDVLMEYRLRSVSSGSNVNSLSMSSSSFSSTPSRLSSSSDRYSSSLSGPTRYSDIQSRYYK; this comes from the exons AGAAAGCAGCATCCGCAGCATTCTGCTGAAATAG TGTTCACGAAAGGTGAATCTATCCAGACTGTGCCCTCTCTCAGCACACTGTTGAAGGGGGTCACAGAGTGCATCATTG GTCTTCAGTATGTGTGGGAGTTCCGCAGCCCCAGTAAATCTGTCCCACCACACTACCAGTGCAAAATGTGTGCTGTGTACCGCCTGCAGCACGACATGGTTGCACACGTGAGAGGCTGGAAACACAGCTTCAGATACATG AAAATGGTTCATCCTCACAAGGTCAACTGGGATGAGGGGGAGGCCTTCAAAGACCCTTCCGTAAGGAAGAGCATTAAAGAGGCTGCTGGTGAGGTGCAGAAAATGGAGGGAAGGGGACATGTCAAG GTGATCCTGAAGGAGCCTTGGGAAGTACCTGCTTTCGAAGGACTCC GTTCTGCTATTCCTAAAGTTATGCCTCCACCAGCTCTGCGAATGGGACTAAAGGCACCACCCTTTG GTCCCAGGTTTTCTGGCCCGGGGTATCCAGGGGAGTTTCCTCCTCAAGGTGGTCCGCTCCCTGACTACCCAGTGGAAGATTATGAGGAGTCCGGTTTTGGAGAGTACTCGACCAGGCAAGATTTCCCTGCCTCTGATATGGATATGAGACCTTTCTCAGATGGTATGGGCCATCATCCAGTTAGGAGTGGCGATGGTCTTGGACCAGGTGGTGGAAGAGATGGCTATGGAAGGAGTGGACAGCTGGAGGAGAGCTCAGGTAGAATGTATCCTGACGAGTACAGAGTTGGCCCAATGGGGAGTAGTTCTATGGACAGACCAATGGACAAGCCAATGGAAAGGCCAGGCTTGATGGGAGCAGCTCCAGAAAGCAGAAACCCTCCTAGTGCATTGCTCAGTTACTTG GATACTTTCCGAATAGAGAACGAGAGTGATGCACAGCTGGTGCTGAAGGTTACACAGAAACTAACAGATGTGCTGATGGAGTACAGACTGAGGAGCGTATCATCG GGTTCCAATGTGAACAGCTTGTCAATGAGCTCTTCAAGTTTCTCCTCTACGCCTTCCAGATTGTCAAGTAGTAGTGACCGATACTCGAGTAGTCTGTCAG gTCCAACAAGGTATTCTGATATTCAATCCAGGTATTACAAATAA
- the si:ch211-197h24.6 gene encoding uncharacterized protein si:ch211-197h24.6 isoform X2: MCAVYRLQHDMVAHVRGWKHSFRYMKMVHPHKVNWDEGEAFKDPSVRKSIKEAAGEVQKMEGRGHVKVILKEPWEVPAFEGLRSAIPKVMPPPALRMGLKAPPFGPRFSGPGYPGEFPPQGGPLPDYPVEDYEESGFGEYSTRQDFPASDMDMRPFSDGMGHHPVRSGDGLGPGGGRDGYGRSGQLEESSGRMYPDEYRVGPMGSSSMDRPMDKPMERPGLMGAAPESRNPPSALLSYLDTFRIENESDAQLVLKVTQKLTDVLMEYRLRSVSSGSNVNSLSMSSSSFSSTPSRLSSSSDRYSSSLSGPTRYSDIQSRYYK; the protein is encoded by the exons ATGTGTGCTGTGTACCGCCTGCAGCACGACATGGTTGCACACGTGAGAGGCTGGAAACACAGCTTCAGATACATG AAAATGGTTCATCCTCACAAGGTCAACTGGGATGAGGGGGAGGCCTTCAAAGACCCTTCCGTAAGGAAGAGCATTAAAGAGGCTGCTGGTGAGGTGCAGAAAATGGAGGGAAGGGGACATGTCAAG GTGATCCTGAAGGAGCCTTGGGAAGTACCTGCTTTCGAAGGACTCC GTTCTGCTATTCCTAAAGTTATGCCTCCACCAGCTCTGCGAATGGGACTAAAGGCACCACCCTTTG GTCCCAGGTTTTCTGGCCCGGGGTATCCAGGGGAGTTTCCTCCTCAAGGTGGTCCGCTCCCTGACTACCCAGTGGAAGATTATGAGGAGTCCGGTTTTGGAGAGTACTCGACCAGGCAAGATTTCCCTGCCTCTGATATGGATATGAGACCTTTCTCAGATGGTATGGGCCATCATCCAGTTAGGAGTGGCGATGGTCTTGGACCAGGTGGTGGAAGAGATGGCTATGGAAGGAGTGGACAGCTGGAGGAGAGCTCAGGTAGAATGTATCCTGACGAGTACAGAGTTGGCCCAATGGGGAGTAGTTCTATGGACAGACCAATGGACAAGCCAATGGAAAGGCCAGGCTTGATGGGAGCAGCTCCAGAAAGCAGAAACCCTCCTAGTGCATTGCTCAGTTACTTG GATACTTTCCGAATAGAGAACGAGAGTGATGCACAGCTGGTGCTGAAGGTTACACAGAAACTAACAGATGTGCTGATGGAGTACAGACTGAGGAGCGTATCATCG GGTTCCAATGTGAACAGCTTGTCAATGAGCTCTTCAAGTTTCTCCTCTACGCCTTCCAGATTGTCAAGTAGTAGTGACCGATACTCGAGTAGTCTGTCAG gTCCAACAAGGTATTCTGATATTCAATCCAGGTATTACAAATAA
- the rbm12ba gene encoding RNA binding motif protein 12Ba, with protein sequence MAIILCLQGLDVKAGTEDIRKFFKCLFIPNGGVYIVGGSLREAFIAFTTERDAKLAMRHTGDLLKGSKVTLHISSMEELELKLKLQMKRKKEKLHMKRKDVTLQTKTQDVKLQMERKAEKLQIKRPEEKNKNKPSPTQQGVKSPQPSPDANWPSLNAHDLNTLNLASSTARSLDPRIAKRHQPLHQNTATLQTSVVHTLDPNTAFLLGMCTVLQRLQSSSPEQNGEAGQMTDFPNADSKSVACDFVRTSELTLDSSPGYVRLFGLPTSATKEDICCFFTGLEVQEAMVNVKLGPGHGCLVKFANADVACDALHFNNQFLGPICVEVRGATEKMWTGALQECENGMRGKSHPNPLRETANPKQTFRTLPLRKRRSDHLSPNKWIKKPRLYCDSSSTLSPRMDYIVMACNLPKKMTKTEIKELFQCPNIAHKNVLHLLDNEGNRTDTAFLIFNCIEDNDYAINLNGCHVGSAIIEVSSITKDKMKDMMAKTHPRRRMRMKPNQKRKSDLLRTQDGQTLHSNTAAQTCLFVRNLPSDVKVSQIQNLFCKYKPMEDNIHLLHDSDGNGIGEAIVQFKSPKLAALAQGLNGQDLMGAQVLLTCMSVKQMNDILAKTLPSP encoded by the coding sequence ATGGCCATAATCCTGTGCTTGCAAGGGCTCGATGTGAAGGCAGGTACTGAAGATATAAGGAAGTTCTTTAAATGCCTTTTTATACCCAATGGTGGCGTGTacatagtgggaggaagtctCAGAGAGGCTTTTATTGCATTTACCACCGAGCGAGATGCCAAACTCGCCATGCGGCACACTGGAGATTTGCTCAAGGGGTCTAAAGTGACTCTACACATCAGCAgcatggaggagctggagctaaagttaaagttacagatgaagaggaagaaggagaagttgcatatgaagaggaaggatgtgACGTTGCAGACGAAGACGCAGGATGTGAAGTTGCAGATGGAAAGGAAGGCGGAGAAGTTACAAATTAAGAGACCggaagagaagaataaaaataaaccctCCCCCACCCAACAAGGTGTCAAGAGTCCTCAACCATCCCCGGATGCAAATTGGCCCTCTTTGAATGCACATGATCTCAATACTTTAAATCTAGCATCCTCTACTGCTCGGTCTCTTGATCCCCGCATTGCAAAACGGCATCAGCCTCTGCATCAAAATACTGCAACTCTACAAACTTCAGTAGTGCACACACTTGATCCCAATACTGCCTTTCTCCTCGGGATGTGCACTGTCCTTCAAAGGCTCCAGTCATCCAGTCCTGAACAAAACGGTGAGGCGGGGCAAATGACTGATTTCCCCAATGCAGACAGCAAATCTGTTGCGTGTGATTTTGTAAGGACATCAGAACTAACTCTGGACTCAAGCCCCGGTTATGTCAGGCTCTTTGGTCTGCCAACCTCAGCTACAAAAGAGGACATATGCTGTTTTTTCACAGGGTTGGAAGTACAGGAAGCCATGGTGAATGTGAAGTTGGGACCCGGCCATGGCTGCCTTGTGAAGTTTGCAAACGCGGACGTTGCATGCGATGCTCTTCATTTCAACAATCAGTTCCTGGGGCCCATCTGTGTGGAGGTACGTGGAGCAACTGAGAAGATGTGGACCGGCGCGCTTCAGGAATGTGAAAATGGCATGAGAGGGAAGTCCCACCCAAACCCCCTTAGGGAAACTGCAAACCCCAAACAAACATTCCGTACATTACCGCTGAGGAAGAGGCGGTCTGACCATCTGTCTccaaataaatggataaaaaagCCAAGACTATACTGTGACTCATCATCTACCTTATCTCCAAGAATGGACTACATTGTCATGGCCTGTAATCTTCCCAAAAAGATGACTAAGACTGAAATAAAGGAATTGTTTCAATGTCCAAACATTGCACACAAAAATGTACTTCACCTGCTGGACAACGAAGGCAACAGAACAGACAcagcttttcttatttttaactGCATTGAGGATAATGACTATGCAATAAATCTCAATGGGTGCCATGTGGGTTCTGCCATCATTGAAGTATCATCAATCACTAAGGACAAGATGAAGGACATGATGGCTAAAACCCATCCCAGGAGGCGCATGAGGATGAAACCAAATCAAAAGAGGAAATCCGATTTACTTAGGACACAGGACGGACAAACCCTACACTCAAATACAGCTGCTCAGACGTGCTTGTTTGTTAGAAACTTGCCGTCAGATGTGAAAGTGAGTCAAATACAAAACCTGTTCTGCAAGTACAAACCGATGGAggataatatacatttattgcATGACAGCGATGGCAACGGTATTGGTGAGGCCATAGTTCAGTTCAAGTCACCGAAGCTTGCAGCCCTGGCTCAAGGGCTCAATGGTCAGGACTTAATGGGGGCACAAGTGCTCCTAACCTGCATGAGTGTAAAGCAGATGAATGACATCTTGGCAAAAACATTGCCATCACCGTAG
- the tmem67 gene encoding meckelin encodes MATGTLRFVAIRHKVRLVLFLFIYADSLRCQQFVIPFRAPADCGAEELFDISSLSCARCGSNQLRSSTGLTCVCKTGYRSVTTDKASLTCQLCPPDQPAVTKDGFGCIRCPGSLSDEGKCLCPPARVLVERDVSGKLLDEARCETCDGNISALSVPSSSGDRCERCQATFIDTSCMCNPPNILAGGLCFPPGSLPTNVNPSVTYAQLKFSVQSAWFVKNLYSSSAACLVFSNLTACQALGNMCVMNMHSFSGVSNDACGLFNSIFRSMAAVSSTQDISYWRANLPWLYYGDEPGLASRVLQTDPIPGGFSFRGKNKNNDIKLLAAVYNVRGEFLRWERLGGNNLQLCPETAIKQAAAYSFGTAYKESCELSVAELMDSHPEPLFYDVFLDLGGGENRKLLPLPTLVYNQQYNGRFVNQESMKNWYLSRRIFLVDMLSGREKSVSSQPKVIRVASSVKIRFQMVPRTQKGQVYPPLMIVTYTDVPITDINTQTVSTTFAVEYDMDQSEARIKTDTALGVMGGVAVLYSLLKTVSWKRRIASPLIDAGTMLKFLLFYAGDLANVFFAVTVGTGLYWLIFYKAQQFVSVLLPRPAQEEQFVTYIGCAFTLKAFQFLHKLVLQVSVDVFLIDWERPRSKSIRTVPGSSGEPKRDAAPVSIWRTYFVANEWNEIQTIRKISPTFQIMAVLFFLEVLGFSNLALRDPWSTLTRSSQTYTPPYSLILRYGLAATLWLCIGLLQVIFFTVFYEHFVEDKIRQFVDLCSISNVSVLLLPQRCFGYYIHGRSVHGHADTNMEELNNNLKREAESLCGQRGLLPNTDLQTFQVSLTNRLRSQYDRIREPLSRRNGPQRLIDASTANPFEQNIRAYHTMNHFLGSIIDHAHPDMDYIVKDKLVFERVIGMEFLEPSDKSIFYNDEAHSFSDVLFYGNEATLLIFDTLFFCVVDLGSQSFVLAAVLTYAQQMIFRLIRNFLGRKNLVNKTLVDERFLI; translated from the exons ATGGCGACGGGGACGCTGCGGTTTGTCGCCATCAGACACAAAGTTCGTCTGGtgctctttctcttcatttacGCAGATTCACTTCGCTGCCAGCAGTTTGTTATTCCCTTCAGGGCTCCGGCGGACTGTGGCGCGGAGGAGCTCTTCGACATCTCCAGTTTGTCGTGTGCGAGGTGCGGTTCAAATCAGCTCCGGAGCTCAACAG GACTGACCTGTGTATGCAAAACAGGTTACCGAAGTGTCACCACTGATAAGGCATCCCTTACTTGTCAGCTGTGCCCCCCCGACCAGCCT GCCGTAACGAAAGACGGGTTTGGGTGTATTCGCTGTCCGGGCAGTCTCAGTGATGAGGGGAAGTGCCTCTGTCCACCAGCCCGTGTCCTGG tggAGCGAGATGTCAGTGGAAAACTTTTGGATGAGGCCAGGTGTGAAACATGTGATGGAAACATCAGTGCTTTGTCTGTGCCGAGCAGCAGTGGAGACAG ATGTGAGAGATGTCAGGCCACCTTCATTGACACCTCCTGTATGTGTAACCCTCCAAATATCCTT GCCGGAGGATTATGTTTCCCTCCAGGCAGCCTCCCCACAAACGTGAATCCCAGTGTCACCTATGCCCAGTTG AAGTTCAGTGTCCAGTCCGCCTGGTTTGTGAAGAACCTCTACTCTTCATCAGCAGCCTGTCTT gtctTTTCCAACCTGACAGCGTGCCAGGCTCTTGGGAACATGTGTGTGATGAACATGCACTCCTTTAGTGGCGTGTCCAACGATGCCTGTGGTCTCTTCAACTCCATTTTCAGATCAATGGCTGCTGTGAGCTCAACTCAAGACATTTCCTACTG GAGAGCTAATCTGCCATGGCTTTACTATGGGGACGAACCAGGACTGGCCAGTCGAGTGCTTCAGACCGATCCAATTCCTGGTGGTTTCAgcttcagaggaaaaaacaag AACAATGACATTAAGCTGCTTGCAGCTGTCTATAATGTCAGGGGAGAGTTCCTCCGATGGGAACGACTTGGAGGGAATAATCTACAG TTATGTCCGGAAACAGCAATCAAACAAGCAGCAGCCTACAGCTTTGGAACTGCCTACAAAGAAAGT tgtgaacTCTCGGTGGCAGAGCTGATGGATTCCCACCCCGAGCCGCTGTTCTACGATGTGTTTTTGGATCTTGGTGGTGGAGAGAACAGAAAACTTCTCCCCCTTCCCACACTCGTCTATAACCAGCAATACAATGGACGCTTCGTCAACCAAG AGAGCATGAAGAACTGGTACCTGTCTCGACGTATATTTCTTGTCGACATGTTGAGTGGAAGAGAGAAGAGTGTGAGCTCTCAGCCCAAAGTCATCCGTGTGGCCAGCAGTGTCAAAATTAG GTTCCAAATGGTTCCACGAACCCAGAAAGGACAAGTATATCCCCCTCTAATGATTGTAACCTACACAGATGTCCCCATCACGGATATCAATacacaaactgtgtct ACAACATTTGCTGTGGAGTACGACATGGATCAGAGTGAGGCTCGCATAAAGACAGAT ACCGCTCTGGGTGTGATGGGTGGCGTGGCCGTGCTCTACTCTCTGCTGAAGACAGTCAGCTGGAAGAGAAGGATCGCCTCTCCGCTCATTGATGCCGGG ACAATGCTGaagtttttgctgttttacgCTGGAGATCTGGCCAACGTTTTCTTTGCTGTCACCGTGGGAACTGGGCTTTACTGGCTCATCTTCTACAAG GCCCAACAGTTTGTATCAGTGCTGTTACCAAGGCCTGCTCAGGAGGAGCAGTTTGTGACGTACATTGGTTGTGCTTTCACCCTAAAG GCTTTCCAGTTTCTCCACAAGCTGGTCCTGCAGGTGTCAGTCGATGTATTTCTCATCGACTGGGAGAGACCACGAAGCAAATCTATCAGAACTGTTCCAG GCTCTTCCGGTGAGCCAAAACGTGATGCTGCTCCGGTCAGCATCTGGAGAACCTACTTTGTAGCCAATGAATGGAACGAGATCCAGACCATCCGCAAGATCAGCCCAACCTTTCAGATCATGGCTGTGCTCTTTTTTCTTGAG GTCCTTGGTTTTTCTAACTTAGCGCTGAGGGATCCCTGGTCAACTCTCACCCGCTCCTCACAGACGTACACGCCGCCATACAGCCTGATCCTGCGCTACGGTCTTGCAGCTACACTCTGGCTCTGCATCGGGCTTCTGCAG GTGATtttcttcactgtgttttaCGAACACTTTGTGGAGGACAAAATTCGTCAGTTTGTCGATCTCTGCTCCATCAGTAAT GTATCCGTGCTGCTGTTACCTCAGCGTTGTTTTGGCTACTACATCCACGGGCGTTCAGTACATGGCCACGCAGATACAAACATGGAGGAATTGAACAACAATCTAAAGAGAGAGGCT GAGTCTCTGTGTGGTCAGAGAGGGCTGCTTCCCAACACAGACCTCCAGACCTTTCAGGTGTCGCTTACCAATCGCCTGCGGTCACAGTATGACAGGATTCGGGAGCCACTCAGCAGG AGGAACGGGCCTCAGCGGCTGATCGACGCATCTACAGCCAACCCGTTTGAGCAGAACATCAGAGCCTACCACACCATGAACCACTTCCTGGGATCCATTATAGACCAT GCTCACCCTGACATGGATTACATCGTGAAGGACAAGCTGGTGTTTGAGCGGGTCATAGGAATGGAGTTTCTTGAACCCAGTGACAAAAGCATATTTTACAACG ATGAGGCCCACTCCTTCAGCGATGTGCTGTTTTATGGGAATGAGGCCACGCTGCTGATCTTTGACACTTTGTTCTTCTGTGTCGTCGACCTTGGATCTCAGAGTTTTGTGCTTGCAGCTGTTCTTACATACGCACAGCAAATG ATATTCCGCTTGATCCGTAACTTTCTCGGAAGGAAGAACCTCGTCAACAAGACTCTGGTGGATGAGAGATTTCTGATTTAA
- the pdp1 gene encoding pyruvate dehyrogenase phosphatase catalytic subunit 1, with protein MHVTSQLLRGLPRSKVLASTLLPCQQHRSHSAHRPASRRLQGHQHLRSYQTAAVLRSYILSPPQVNSILKANEYSFKVPEFDGKNVSAVMGFESNQLPANAPIEDRRSAATCLQTRGMLLGVYDGHAGCACAQALSERLFYYIAVSLLPHDTLCELEAAVESGRALSPILQWHKSPNDYFSREAQTLYFNSLRTYWQELIDLTSPGEIPDTREALLNAFKRLDNDISLEAQVGDPNAFLHYWVLRVAFSGATACVAHIDGSDLYIANAGDARAVLGVQEEDGSFSAHTLSNDHSAQNEEEMARIRGEHPPSERKTVIRQDRLLGLLMPFRAFGDVKFKWSIELQKRVLESGPDQLHENEHTKFIPPNYHTPPYLTAEPEITHHKLRPQDRFMVIGSDGLWETLHRQEVVRVVGEYITGVHQRQPLKVGGYKVTLGQMQGLLEERKARVSSAFEDYNVATHLMRHAVGNNEFGTVDHERLSKMLSLPEELARMYRDDITIIISQFNPHVIGAQRPEGQS; from the exons ATGCACGTGACATCTCAGTTGCTCAGGGGTTTGCCCCGCTCCAAGGTCTTGGCCTCCACTCTGTTACCATGCCAACAGCACCGGTCCCATTCGGCACACCGACCTGCCTCAAGACGGTTGCAGGGTCACCAGCACTTACGAAGTTACCAGACTGCCGCCGTGCTCCGTAGCTACATCCTCTCACCACCACAGGTCAACTCCATTCTCAAAGCCAACGAGTACAGCTTCAAG GTGCCAGAGTTTGATGGGAAGAATGTATCAGCTGTAATGGGATTTGAGAGTAACCAGCTGCCAGCCAACGCTCCCATAGAGGACCGTCGCAGTGCGGCCACATGCCTGCAGACACGAGGAATGCTGCTCGGTGTGTACGATGGCCATGCGGGCTGCGCCTGCGCTCAG GCGCTCAGTGAGAGGTTGTTTTACTACATAGCAGTGTCTCTGCTGCCCCATGACACGCTGTGTGAACTGGAGGCAGCGGTAGAGTCCGGCAGGGCCCTCAGTCCCATCCTGCAATGGCACAAAAGCCCCAATGACTACTTCAGCAGGGAGGCTCAGACTCTCTACTTCAACAGCCTGCGGACCTACTGGCAGGAGCTGATCGATCTCACCAG CCCGGGGGAGATTCCAGACACCCGTGAGGCTCTGCTGAACGCGTTCAAGAGGCTGGACAATGATATTTCTCTGGAGGCTCAG GTTGGAGACCCGAACGCTTTCCTGCACTACTGGGTTCTGAGAGTGGCCTTTTCTGGAGCAACGGCTTGTGTGGCTCACATCGACGGATCAGACCT GTATATAGCCAATGCAGGAGATGCTCGGGCAGTGTTGGgggtgcaggaggaggatggcTCCTTCAGCGCTCACACGCTCTCTAATGACCACAGCGCCCAGAACGAGGAAGAGATGGCACGGATAAGAGGGGAACACCCTCCATCGGAGAGAAAGACCGTTATAAGACAG GACCGGTTGCTCGGCCTCCTCATGCCGTTCCGTGCGTTCGGGGATGTGAAGTTCAAGTGGAGCATCGAACTGCAGAAGCGCGTGTTGGAGTCTGGACCTGATCAGCTCCATGAAAACGAACACACCAAGTTCATCCCACCCAACTATCACACACCACCGTACCTGACCGCTGAGCCTGAGATCACACACCACAAGCTGCGGCCACAGGATCGCTTCATG GTGATCGGCTCTGACGGGCTCTGGGAGACCCTCCACAGACAGGAGGTGGTTCGCGTTGTGGGCGAGTATATAACGGGAGTGCACCAGCGTCAGCCACTCAAAGTCGGAGGCTACAAGGTCACCCTGGGACAGATGCAGGGGCTCCTCGAAGAGAGGAAGGCTCGAGTGTCCTCGGCTTTCGAGGATTACAACGTAGCGACCCATCTGATGCGTCACGCGGTGGGAAACAACGAGTTTGGCACGGTGGACCACGAGAGGCTGTCAAAAATGCTGTCGCTGCCTGAGGAGCTGGCTCGCATGTACCGTGATGACATCACCATCATTATCTCTCAGTTCAACCCTCATGTGATCGGAGCACAGAGACCGGAAGGGCAGTCCTGA